From Cecembia calidifontis, one genomic window encodes:
- a CDS encoding GNAT family N-acetyltransferase — protein sequence MKIEGKRNISLVTWNDDHFHQLYPLANNLKIAKNLRDSFPHPYTIHDARHWIEYNYKFNPAQNFAIEFAGELAGSVGCEIGKNELRTNMELGFWIGEPFWGKGIATEAVILFTEYALSKFPQIQRIYAQVFDNNVPSMKVLENAGFEPEAILRHAYIKDGIVGDLFQFVLLREEVEKFE from the coding sequence ATGAAAATTGAAGGTAAAAGAAATATCAGTTTGGTGACATGGAATGATGACCATTTTCATCAGTTATACCCTTTGGCCAATAACCTCAAAATTGCCAAAAATTTACGGGACAGCTTCCCTCATCCTTATACTATTCATGATGCAAGACATTGGATAGAGTACAATTACAAGTTTAACCCGGCTCAAAATTTTGCAATTGAATTTGCTGGAGAACTGGCAGGGTCTGTTGGCTGTGAAATTGGGAAAAATGAATTAAGGACCAATATGGAATTGGGCTTCTGGATAGGAGAGCCCTTCTGGGGAAAAGGCATTGCTACGGAAGCGGTGATCCTATTTACGGAATATGCATTGTCAAAATTCCCGCAGATTCAAAGGATTTATGCCCAGGTTTTTGATAATAATGTTCCTTCTATGAAAGTGTTGGAAAATGCTGGATTTGAGCCAGAGGCCATACTAAGACATGCCTACATCAAAGATGGAATCGTTGGAGATTTATTTCAATTTGTCCTTTTAAGGGAAGAGGTAGAGAAGTTTGAATAA
- the prfA gene encoding peptide chain release factor 1, giving the protein MLEKLQALKDRFIELGQLLIQPDSMSDMSKYTKLTKEYKDLEKIVGLYDEYKLVMDNLASTKEILEKEKDPDFREMAKQELEELKVKQEELEEQLKQQLIPKDPNDSKDCILEIRAGTGGDEAAIFAGDLFRMYQRFCDKQGWKLTVLDLTFGPSGGYKEIISTVSGADVYGMLKYESGVHRVQRVPATETQGRVHTSAATVAVLPEMDEVEVEINMNDIRKDTFCSSGPGGQSVNTTYSAVRLTHIPTGLVVTCQDEKSQIKNFEKALKVLRSRLYEIELAKHNEAVGAQRKSMVASGDRSDKIRTYNYPQSRVTDHRINKTVYNLPDVMDGNIEEFISALRFAENVEKMKSSGMEE; this is encoded by the coding sequence ATGCTTGAAAAATTACAAGCACTTAAGGATAGATTTATAGAATTAGGCCAACTGCTCATTCAGCCTGATTCCATGTCCGATATGAGTAAGTATACTAAGCTTACCAAAGAGTACAAGGACTTGGAAAAGATCGTTGGGCTGTATGATGAGTATAAATTGGTCATGGATAACTTGGCCAGCACCAAGGAAATTTTGGAGAAAGAGAAAGATCCGGATTTCAGGGAAATGGCAAAGCAGGAGTTGGAGGAATTGAAAGTAAAGCAAGAAGAGCTTGAAGAACAGCTTAAACAGCAGCTTATACCTAAGGATCCTAATGATTCCAAAGACTGCATCCTTGAAATAAGGGCTGGAACCGGAGGTGATGAGGCGGCGATTTTTGCAGGGGACCTTTTCAGGATGTATCAGCGTTTTTGTGACAAGCAAGGCTGGAAGCTGACCGTTTTGGATTTGACCTTTGGGCCTTCCGGTGGTTACAAAGAGATCATCAGCACTGTCAGCGGGGCAGATGTTTATGGTATGCTCAAATATGAATCCGGTGTCCATAGGGTACAAAGGGTACCTGCCACCGAAACTCAAGGCAGGGTGCATACCTCTGCAGCCACAGTGGCTGTTTTGCCTGAAATGGATGAAGTGGAGGTAGAGATCAATATGAATGACATCCGAAAAGATACCTTTTGTTCTTCAGGTCCAGGAGGTCAATCGGTTAACACCACTTATTCTGCGGTCAGGCTTACCCATATCCCCACCGGTTTGGTAGTAACCTGTCAGGATGAAAAATCCCAGATCAAGAACTTTGAAAAGGCCTTAAAGGTACTTCGTTCGCGTTTATATGAAATTGAATTGGCCAAGCACAATGAGGCAGTAGGTGCACAGAGGAAGTCGATGGTGGCTAGTGGAGACAGATCTGATAAGATCAGGACCTATAATTATCCACAAAGTAGGGTAACTGATCATAGAATCAATAAAACCGTATATAATCTCCCTGATGTCATGGATGGAAATATTGAAGAGTTCATTTCCGCTTTGAGATTTGCTGAGAACGTAGAGAAAATGAAAAGCTCAGGTATGGAGGAATGA
- a CDS encoding cystathionine gamma-synthase family protein — translation MENRYFHPESLMMSHGYKPALSEGAIKCPIFQTSTFVFNSAEEGKAFFEVAYGQREKAPNEELGLIYSRLNNPDLQILEERLCLWDGADECAVFESGMSAISTVMLEFLRPGDVLLYSKPVYGGTDHFINKVLPEYGIHGIGFTSNQSAEDLIHDIKSKGLGEKLKMVYVETPANPTNALFDLELCRKVADAFSSESKEVVVCVDNTYMGPLWQHPLKFGADLVVYSATKYIGGHSDLIAGAVLGRSKYMKRVRTLRTFLGNMAGPWTGWLLMRSLETLKVRMTQQAENAVKVAEFLKNHPKVEKVYYLGHLEPGTSQHAIFKKQLFSAGAMLSFDIKGGEKEAFKFLNSLKLIKLAVSLGSTESLAEHPETMTHSDVSEEDKKTMGITEKLIRLSVGVEHYSDIIWDIEQALEKA, via the coding sequence ATGGAGAACAGATATTTTCACCCAGAAAGCCTTATGATGTCGCATGGCTATAAGCCTGCGCTTTCCGAAGGAGCAATCAAATGCCCCATATTTCAGACCTCCACTTTTGTCTTCAATTCTGCAGAAGAAGGAAAGGCATTTTTTGAAGTGGCCTACGGTCAGCGTGAAAAAGCCCCTAATGAAGAGTTAGGTTTGATTTATTCAAGATTAAACAACCCTGACCTACAGATTCTGGAAGAACGGCTATGCCTCTGGGATGGTGCTGACGAATGTGCGGTCTTTGAAAGTGGAATGTCTGCCATTTCAACTGTCATGCTGGAGTTTTTACGTCCCGGGGATGTATTGCTTTACAGTAAACCTGTTTATGGAGGAACAGATCATTTCATCAATAAAGTATTGCCTGAATACGGCATACACGGCATAGGATTTACCAGCAATCAATCGGCAGAAGATTTAATACATGACATTAAATCAAAGGGATTGGGAGAAAAACTGAAGATGGTGTATGTTGAGACACCTGCTAATCCTACCAATGCATTATTTGATTTAGAATTATGTAGAAAAGTTGCCGATGCATTTTCTTCCGAAAGTAAGGAAGTGGTGGTCTGTGTAGACAATACCTATATGGGGCCCCTTTGGCAACACCCACTTAAGTTTGGTGCTGATTTGGTAGTGTATTCCGCTACCAAGTACATTGGAGGCCATTCTGACCTGATTGCCGGGGCTGTTCTAGGAAGGTCAAAATACATGAAGCGTGTAAGGACGTTAAGGACATTTTTGGGAAATATGGCGGGTCCTTGGACGGGTTGGTTATTGATGCGGAGTTTGGAAACACTTAAGGTAAGGATGACACAGCAGGCAGAAAATGCCGTCAAAGTCGCCGAATTTTTGAAAAACCACCCTAAAGTCGAGAAAGTATATTACTTAGGACATTTGGAGCCTGGAACTTCCCAGCATGCCATCTTCAAAAAACAACTGTTTTCTGCAGGAGCCATGCTCTCATTTGATATCAAAGGAGGGGAAAAAGAAGCCTTCAAATTTCTGAATAGCCTTAAACTGATCAAGTTGGCTGTTTCTTTGGGAAGCACAGAGTCTTTGGCAGAGCATCCAGAAACCATGACGCACAGTGATGTGTCTGAAGAAGACAAAAAGACAATGGGCATTACAGAAAAATTGATCCGCTTATCGGTTGGGGTAGAGCATTATTCTGACATTATCTGGGATATTGAACAAGCCCTTGAAAAAGCATAA
- a CDS encoding acylphosphatase produces MNRRIKVHGKVQGVFFRKNTQQKALELDLKGWVKNEDDGTVSLEIEGELHSILAMQSWLRLGPPNSQVEYLEISQGEEQGYQDFLILQ; encoded by the coding sequence ATGAACAGACGGATCAAAGTCCATGGCAAAGTTCAAGGAGTTTTTTTCAGAAAAAATACCCAACAAAAAGCGCTTGAATTAGACCTCAAAGGCTGGGTGAAAAATGAAGATGACGGAACAGTATCTTTGGAAATAGAAGGTGAACTTCATTCCATTTTGGCTATGCAGTCTTGGTTGCGATTGGGGCCTCCCAATTCCCAGGTTGAATATTTGGAAATTTCTCAGGGAGAAGAACAAGGTTATCAGGATTTTCTCATTCTGCAGTAG